The genomic segment accccatagagcccaatagaaaccccatagagccccatagagcctcatagagccccatagagccccccatcccccatagagccccatagagcccaatagaaaccccatagggcgccatagaaaccccatagggccccatagaaaccccatagagaccccatacagcccccccacgcccatagagccccatagaaaccccatagagccccatagaaaccccatagagccccatagagccctatagagccccatagagcccaatagataccccatagagccccatagagccccatagagccccatagaaccccatagagccccatagagccccccatCCCCTATAGAGcccaatagagaccccatagagccccatagagccccccatcccccatagagccccatagaaaccccatagagctccatagagccccatagagccccatagaaccccatagagcccaatagaaaccccatagagccccatagagccccatagagacccatagagacccatagagccccatagaaaccccatagatccccatagagacccatagagcccaatagaaaccccatagagccccatagagccccatagagccccatagagcccaatagagcccaatagagccccatagagcctcatagagaccccatagatccccatagagccccatagagcccaatagagtcccatagagactcatagagaccccatagagaccccatagatccccacagagccccatagagcccagtagaaaccccatagagcccaatagaaaccccatagagccccatagagccccccatcccccatagagccccatagtgccccatagagccccatagaaccccatagagcccaatagaaaccccatagggcgccatagaaaccccatagggccccatagaaaccccatagagccccatagagccccatagagccccatagagtcccatagagccccatacaTCCCCCCCCATTGAATGAAGCCCCCCATTAAAGGCACCTCTTTGAACTCCTGGATCTGGGTCTGGTCGAACATGGAGAAGACATTGGAGGAGCCTTCGGCTGCGCGACGCTTCGCCTTCttgggggcctatggggggggggggggttaatatgtggggctgggggggtctatggggtctatgggggtctatgggggcctatggggggggggggttaatatgtggggctgggggggtctatggggtctatgggggtctatgggggcctatgtGGGGGGGGGTTAatatgtggggctggggggttatatggggggtctatggggtctattggggtctatgggggcagaaaatgggggggggggttaatatgtggggctgggggggttatatgtggggtggggggggtctatgggggtctatggggtccattggggtctatagggtgggGTCcatggggggtctatggggtctatggggtctaatgggggtctatggggtgcAGTCCAGGGGGGTCTATGaagtctatgggggtctatggggtccatgggggggtctatgggatctatggggtggtctatggggtccacgagggtctatggggtctatggggtgcTGTCcatggggtctatggggtccatGGGGGTCTATAGGGCGGGGTccatgggggtctatggggtctatggggttgCTATGGGGTCCATTGGGGTCTATTGGGGTCTATTAGGGTCTATGGGGGCAGAAATGGGTGGGGGGTTTAAtatgtggggtgggggggtcaATAGGGGGCTTAtatgtggggtggggggggtctatggggtctattaGGGTCTATGGGGGAatctatgggggcctatggggggtctatgggggtctattggggtctatgggggtctatgggggaaTCTATGGGGTCCAttggggtctatagggtgggGTCccatgggggtctatgggggtctatggggtctatgggggaatctatgggggtctatgggggaatctatggggtctatgggggtctatgggggtctatgggggcagaaatgggggggggggttaatatgtggggctgggggggtcaAAAGGGGGCTTatatgtgggggtggggggggtctATTGGTCTATTAGGGTCTATGGGGGaatctatgggggtctatgggggacTATTGGGGaatctatgggggtctatgggggtctatgggggaatctatgggggtctatgggatctatggggtggtctatggggtctatgggggtctatgcgggtctatggggttctatgggggaatctatgggggtctatgggggtctatgggggcagaaatgggggggggggggttaataTGTGAGGTGGGGGGGGTTAtatgtggggtggggggggtctATTAGGGTCTATGGGGGaatctatgggggtctatgggggtctatggggaatctatgggggtctatggggggatttggggtctatggggtgtccatgggggtctatggggtccattggggtctatagggtggggtccatgggggtctatggggtctatagggtaAATTGGAGGGGAGTccatgggggtctatggggtctatggggtctatggggtctatggggtgcTGTCCaggggggtctatggggtctatggggttgctatggggtcgctatggggtcgctatggtgtctatggggtgctgtccatgggggtctatggggtccatGGGGGTCTACGGGGTCCATTAGGGTCTACGGGGTGTTCTATGGGGTccatgggggtctatggggtcactatggggtctatggggtcgctatggggtagtctatggggtctatggggtgttcTATGGGGTccatgggggtctatggggtctatggggtcgctatggggtctatggggtgcTGTCCaggggggtctatggggtcgctatggggtctatggggtcgctatggggtagtctatggggtcgctatggggtctatggggtcgctatggggtcgctatggtgtctatggggtgctgtccatgggggtctatggggtccatGGGGGTCTACGGGGTCCATTAGGGTCTACGGGGTGTTCTATGGGGTccatgggggtctatggggtcactatggggtctatggggtcgcTATGAGGTagctatggggtctatggggtctatggggtagTCTATGGGGTccatgggggtctatggggtcgctatggggtgGTCTATGGGGTTTCTTATggggttccccccccccccccccccccatcccacttACCATGATGCTGTTCTCTttagggtctctatggggccgctatggggcagctatggggccGCTATGGGGTGGCAGTGgggccgctatggggcagctgtggggcgGGCCCCCTTTTATTGCCCCCCTTTATGGGGGAGGGGCCGGACCCGAAATagaactggggggggggggtgggggatggggggcgggggggggggaggggggcagccccacagcgcCCTATAAGGAGTGGGGCTAAAGATAGCGCGGCCCCATAGCCggccccatagggaccctatagggacacatagagacccatagagaccccatagggacacatagggacccatagagacacatagggacccaaagggaccctatagggaccccatagagacccatagagaccccatagagaccccatagagaccccatagggacccatagagacccatagggacccatagggacctatatcatagagacccatagagccccatagagaccccatagagacccatagagaacctatagagacccatagagacccatagtgacacatagagccccattctgccccatagggaccccatagagccccacagaccctatagagaccccatagagaccccatagagacccacagagaccctatagggacccatagagacacatagagacccatagagacccatagagacctatagagaccccatagagaccccatagagacacatagagaccccatagagaccccatagagacccacagggacccatagagaacccataaccccatagagacccatagagacccatagaccccatagagacccatagagacatatagagacccatagagacccatataGAGACATAGGGAcacacagagacccatagagaccttATAGgggacccatagaccccatagagaccccatagagacccatagagacccatagtgacccatagagacccatagagaccccatagagaccccatagagacccatagagacccatagggacccatagagacccatagggacccatagagacccatagagacctatagagaaCCCatgaaccccatagagaccccatagagaccaatagcgacccatagagacacatagagccccatagagacccttagagacccatagggacccatagggacccatagggacccatagagacactgtgccccatagaggccccatagagatccatagagaccccattggggacccatagagaccccatagagatccatagagaccccatagagacccaagagaccatagagacccatagagacccatagagacccatagagacccatagagaccccatagagacacatagagaccatAGAGACCCACCCCATaggggacccatagagactccatagagacccatagcgacccatagggacccatagaccctatagagctccataaagaccccatagagccccatagagacccacagggacacatagagaacccataaccccatagagaccccatagggacccatagagaccccacagggacccatagaccccatagagactcatagagaccccatagagacccatagagacccatagagacccatagagaccccatagagacccatagagacacatagggacccaaagggaccctatagggaccccatagagacccatagagaccccatagagactccatagagaccaatagagaccccatagggacccataaagacctatagagacccatagagatccatagagacccatagaaacacatagagacccatagagacccatagagaccccatagagaccccatagagacccatagattttcatagggacccatagaaaCCATATAGGGAtcaatagagaccccatagagacccatagagacccatagagaccccatagggacccatagagacccatagtgacacatagagccccattCTGCCgcatagggaccccatagagccccacagaccctatagagaccccatagagaccccatagagacccatagagaccctatagggacccatagagacccatagagaccccatagagaccccatagctgccccatagggacccccatagagacccatagagacccatagagacccatagagaccccatagagacccatagagaccctatagggatccatagagaccccatagagacccatagaaccccatagagccccatagagtcccatagaggacccatagagacccatagagacccatagagacccatagagacacacaGACCTCATAGTGACCCATtgcgacccatagagacccatagagacccatagagaccccatagagccccatataaccccatagagaccccatagagacccatagagccccatagagaccaatagagaccccatagagacccatagagacccatagaaacccatagagaccccatagagccccatagagacccatagagacccatagagacccatagagccaCATAGaaacacatagagaccccatagagccccatagagacccatagaaacccatagagccccatagagccccatagagaccccacagagccccatagatccccatagagccccatagagaccccatagagaccccatagagacccattagagaccccatagagacacatagagacccccatagagccccatagagccccatagagaccccatagagacccatagagacccatagagacacatagaaacacatagagccccatagatccccatagagacccatagagacccatagagccccatagagaccccatagagaccccatagagccccatagagccccatagagccccatagagacccatagagaccccatagagacccatagagacccatagagacacatagatccccatagagaccccatagaaaccccatagagaccccatagagcctcatagagacccatagagacccatagagacccatagagacccatagagacccatagagacccataaagaccccatagagaccccatagagaccccatagagccccatagagccccatagagccccatagagaccccatagaaccccatagagccccatagagaccccatagagaccccatagagacccatagagaccccatagagacccatagctgccccatagctcccCTGTCCCCATAGTCCCCACTTAGACTCCATTTCCCAGACCCCCTCCGCGCTGTCGCGTAGCAAAACGTCATTTCCTGTGACGTCACGTATGCGCCGGAAGTAGGAGGTTCgtgggtggggggaggggggggaagcgACTCACGTGACAGGGAGGTCATGTGAGTGGAGGTCACGTGACGGGCggtggtggcggcggcggcagccGTGGGGCGTAAGCGGGGGGGTCACgtgggctctatggggcgctatgtcggtctatggggttctatggggacctatggggctttatggggctttatggggtctctatgggtctctatggggtctgtgggtttctattgggctctatggggctctatggggatctatgaggctctatggggctctatggggctctatggggttcctatggggctctatggggctctatggggctctatggggttcctattgggctctatggggtctatgggggctctatggggctctatggggtctatgggggctctatggggtctctatggggctttatggggctttatggggtctctatgggtctctatgggtctctatggggtctgtgggtctctatggggtctctatggggtctctatggggtctctatggggtctatgggtctctatgggtctctataggtctctatgggtctctatggggtctgtgggtctctatggggtctatggggttctatggggatctatgggactctatggggtctctatgggtctctatggggtctctgtgggtctctatggggtctctgtggggttctatggggtgatatggggtttCTgttgggctctatggggtctctatggggttctaaTGGGCGCTATGTCggtctatggggcctatggggtttctattgggctctatgggtctctatatGTCTCcatgggctctatggggtctctatgggtctctatggggctctatggggtctctatggggctctatggggtctctatggggctctatggggtctctatggggctctatggggtctctatggggtctatggggttctatggggtttctattgGGCTCTATGAGgctttatggggtctctatagggcattatgggtctctgtggggctctatgggtctctatggggtctctataggactctatggggtctctatgggttctatgggtctctatgggtctctataggtctctatggggctctatggggtctatggggtctctatggggctctatggggtctgtggttctctatggggtctatggggctctatggggtgatatggggtttctattgggctctatggggtctctatggggctctatgcGTCTCTATGAggttctatggggcactatggggtctctatggggtctatggggttctatggggtgctatggggcgatatggggttctatgggtctctatggggtctgtgggtctctatggggtctctatggggtctatggggttctatggggtttctatggggatctatggggtctctatggggctctattgggTCTTtgagtctctatggggtctctgtggggttctatggggtgatatggggtttctattgggctctatggggctctatggggtctctatgggtttctatggggcgctatgtcggtctatggggctctgtggggtctgtggggctctatgggtctctatggggtttctattgggctctatgggtctctatagggctctgtggggtctctatggggctctatggggtctgtggttctctatggggtctctatggggtctctatgggtctctatggggtctctatgggtctctatggggtctctatggggctctatggggctctatggggtctctatggggtctatggggttctatggggtttctattgggctctatggggctctatggggtctgtggggctctatggggtctgtggggctctatggggtctgtggggatctatggggctctatgggtctctatggggtttctattgggctctatgggtctctataggtctctatgggctctgtggggtcactatggggctctatggggtctgtgggtctctatggggtctctatggggtctgtgggtctctatggggtctctgtggggttctatggggtgatatggggtttctattgggctctatggggctctatggggtctctatggggttctatggggcgctatgtcggtctatggggctctgtggggtctatggggttctatggggctctatggggtctatgaggttctatggggcactatggggtctctatggggttctatggggttctatggggctctatggggtctatgggtctctatggggctctatggggtctctatggggctctatggggctctatggggttcctattgggctctatggggtctatgggggctctatggggtctctatggggctttatggggctctatggggtccctacgggtctctataggtctctatggggtccctatgggtccctatgggtctctatgggtctctgtgggtctctgtggggtctctatggggtctctatgggatctatgggtctctataggtctctataggtctctatgggtctctatggggtctgtgggtctctatggggtctctatgggtctctatggggctctatggggctctatgaggtctctatggggtctctatggggctctatggggtttctatgggctctatggggtttctatgggctctatggggtttctttggtgctctatggggtctctatggggctctatgggtctatggggtttctattgggctctatggggtctctatggggatctatggggtctctatggggctctataggactctatggggtctctatggggtctctggggctctatggggtttctattggggctctatggggctctatggggtctgtgagtctctatggggtctctatgaagtctatgggtttctatggggtttctattgggctctgtggggctttatggggtttctatgggtccctatggggttctatggggtctctatggggctctatggggtctgtggggctctatggggtttctattgGGCTCTATGTGGCTCTATGGGGAactatggggctcagtggggtctctatggggctttatggggctgtatggggtctctatggggctctatgtggtctgtgggtctctatgcgtctctatggggtctatggggttctgtggggtctctatggggtctgtggggctctatggggtctatagggctctatggggctctatggggtctgtggggctttgtggggatctatggggctctgtggggtctctgtggggcattatgggtctctatggggtttctgttgggctctatgggtctctataggtctTTATGGgcctctatgggtctctatggggtctctatggggttctatggagctctatggggtttctattgGGCTCTattggtttctatgggtctctatgggggctctatggggtttctattgggctctatggggttctgtggggtcactatggggctttatgggtctctatggtgtctctataggtctctatggggtctgtggggctccatgggtttctatgggtctctataggtctctatggggctgtatggttccctatggggtctctatggggtctctatggggtctctatggggatctatggggttctatggggtctctatgggtctctataggtctctatggggctctatggggtctatggggatctatgggtctctatggggtttctgttgggctctatgggtctctataggtgTCTATGGGGATCTATGAGGCTCTattgggtctctatggggtctatggggtttctatgtgtctctatgtgtctctatgggtctctatgaggctctatggggtttctatggggctttatggggtctctataggtctctatggggttctatggggctctatggggtttgtgttgggctctatggggctttatggggtctctatgggtctctatgcgGTTTCTATTGGGCTctattggtctctatggggtctctatggggctctatgtcGTCTAtgagtctctatgggtccctatggggtctctatggggtctctatggggtctctatgggtctctgtggggtctctgtggggtctctgtgtgtctctatgtgtctctatgtgtctctatgtgtctctatgtgtctctatgtgtccctatgtgtccctatgggtccctatgggtccctatgggtctctatgggtctcaatCTATGGGTCGGGATCTATGGGTCGATCTCTTTGTGCCCCACAGGTTCCCCATCGGCCCCACATGGCGCCAGTTGTGGGGccagagctgctcagccccaTTGATGACAGCAGTGGGGATGGgaccagccccatagcagcgCCCCATAGCTctgtgccccatagatctgcACCCCATAgcacagagccccatagccctGTGCCCCATAGATTAGAACCCCATAGCACTGTGCCCCATAGCGCTGTGCCCCATAGATCAGCACCCCATAgcatagagccccatagccctgTGCCCCATAGAGCAGAGCCCCATAGCTCTGTGCCCCATAGCACACCCCATAGCACACCCCATAACCCTGAGCCCCATAGCACAATCCATAGCTCTGTGTCCCATAGGTCACCCCATAGTGTGCCCCATAGCCCTGTGCCCCATAGCCCTGTGCCCCATAGCCCTGTGCCCCATAGCTCTGAGCCCCATAGCTCCATGCCCCATAGCACATCACCCCATAgcatagcgccccatagccctgtaccccataaccccctgccccatagcatagagccccatagccctatgccccatagctcaccccataGCGCTGTGCCCCATAACCCTGAGccccatagctcaccccatagctcaccccataGCGCTGTACCCCATAGCTCCGTGCCCCATAGCACACCCCATAGCTCCGTGCCCCATAGCCCTGTACCCCATaaccccctgccccatagcgtAGTACCCCATAGCTCTGTACCCCATAGCCCTGAGCCCCATAGCGCAGTaccccatagctcaccccataGCGCCGTGCCCCATAGCGCCGTGCCCCACAGTGCTGTGCCCCATAGCTCCCCCCATAGCGCTGTGCCCTATAGCACATCACCCCATAgcatagagccccatagccctgtaccccatagctcaccccataGCTCCATGccccatagctcaccccataGCGTAGTACCCCATACTGTGCCCCATAGCTCCGTGCCCCATAGCGTAGTACCCCATACTGTGccccatagctcaccccatagctcaccccataGCTCTGTGCCCCATAGCCCTGTACCCCATAGCCCTGTACCCCATAGCCCTGTACCCCATaaccccctgccccatagctccGTGCCCCATAACCCCCTGCCTCATAgcatagagccccatagctcTGTGCCCCATAGCTCTGTGCCCCATAGCTCTGTGCCCCATAGCTCCGTGCCCTACGTCCCCCCCCATCGCGCGGTGCTGACGGTGGCGGTGCTGTGTTACATCAACCTGCTCAACTACATGGACAGGTTCACTGTGGCAGGTGGgggggtatggggttatggggtgttatggggttatggggt from the Excalfactoria chinensis isolate bCotChi1 unplaced genomic scaffold, bCotChi1.hap2 Scaffold_325, whole genome shotgun sequence genome contains:
- the LOC140264832 gene encoding uncharacterized protein: MAPVVGPELLSPIDDSSGDGTSPIAAPHSSVPHRSAPHSTEPHSPVPHRLEPHSTVPHSAVPHRSAPHSIEPHSPVPHRAEPHSSVPHSTPHSTPHNPEPHSTIHSSVSHRSPHSVPHSPVPHSPVPHSPVPHSSEPHSSMPHSTSPHSIAPHSPVPHNPLPHSIEPHSPMPHSSPHSAVPHNPEPHSSPHSSPHSAVPHSSVPHSTPHSSVPHSPVPHNPLPHSVVPHSSVPHSPEPHSAVPHSSPHSAVPHSAVPHSAVPHSSPHSAVPYSTSPHSIEPHSPVPHSSPHSSMPHSSPHSVVPHTVPHSSVPHSVVPHTVPHSSPHSSPHSSVPHSPVPHSPVPHSPVPHNPLPHSSVPHNPLPHSIEPHSSVPHSSVPHSSVPHSSVPYVPPHRAVLTVAVLCYINLLNYMDRFTVAGVLPDIEAYFGIGDGSSGLLQTAFILSYMALAPLFGFLGDRYNRKMLLLVGLSLWVGVTLGSSFVTQQRFWALLLGRALVGVGEASYSTVAPTLIADLYGGTARSRALGLPASTWLCPWE